In Pseudomonadota bacterium, a single window of DNA contains:
- a CDS encoding Rne/Rng family ribonuclease, producing the protein MARRMLIDATHREETRVVVVSGNRLEDFDFESSTKQQLKGNIYLAKVTRVEPSLQAAFVDYGGNRHGFLAFSEIHPDYYQIPIADRERLLAQHAALEREEGQEGAIGERGDNGAEGENGSAAQPDENATPALPAAVSTESLSEPVSEAGGAAPALVEESLATAAPVLLEGPQEAAAEGTTHGAAETGEAAEPSERAEKPEAAQAEAVETLGGEEIDDLARKRHRILRQYKIQEVIKRRQILLVQVVKEERGTKGAALTTYLSLAGRYCVLMPNTARGGGVSRKITSAPDRKRLKSLIEDLDLPDGMGLIVRTAGSERTKVEIKRDCDYLVRLWDTIREQTLKSTAPCLIHEEANLIKRAIRDLYARDIDEVLVEGEDGYKAAKDFMKMLMPSHAKRVQRYKDPAVHLFQRFQVESQLDAIHSPMVPLKSGGSIVLNQTEALVAIDVNSGRATRERHIEETALKTNAEAADEIARQLRLRDMAGLVVIDFIDMEESRHNAQVERRLKEAMRHDRARIQLGRISPFGLLELSRQRLRPSLVEASTLLCPHCGGTGHIRSTESTALHVLRAIEEEGVRRKASEIKVYVPAGVALYILNHKRADVAEIEQRYAFHVLLDQDDTLIPPAHRIDRTKLRGAEDVGMPVAAVVPPPMDEPAEEAVDADVESEDSEERHPEPAPAEPGERGARRERGRRSEQSPRGEPGPRGEQSPRGEQGEERGRRRRRRRRGRRGDEAPIAAEGASEPAAPRAAGEAPRDAGAEPAADGGAGEGEAERRRRRRGRRGGRRRGRRSDQPESNAGVPPPPVEPSAPAYPAPFPQLAPSDLKTDVADIFERLEEREADGPVEARPIAAPDGDEHRERGEHDAAHRPELAEPAPPPEPAPLRELTPVPPPEPVPQARGNGAPSEPEPAPVDPNPPVVVVGGEAPDDDKPKRGWWNRMIR; encoded by the coding sequence ATGGCAAGACGCATGCTTATCGACGCGACCCACCGGGAGGAGACCCGGGTGGTGGTCGTGTCCGGCAACCGCTTGGAAGACTTCGACTTTGAGAGTTCGACCAAGCAGCAGCTCAAAGGCAATATCTACCTAGCGAAGGTCACCAGGGTCGAGCCGTCCCTGCAGGCCGCGTTCGTCGACTACGGCGGCAACCGCCACGGCTTTCTCGCCTTCAGCGAGATCCATCCCGACTATTATCAGATCCCGATCGCCGACCGCGAACGGCTCTTGGCCCAGCACGCCGCGCTCGAGCGCGAGGAGGGCCAAGAGGGCGCAATTGGCGAGCGCGGGGACAACGGCGCCGAAGGCGAGAACGGGTCCGCCGCGCAGCCCGACGAGAACGCCACCCCGGCGCTCCCCGCGGCTGTTTCCACGGAGAGCCTGAGCGAGCCGGTCTCCGAGGCGGGCGGCGCTGCCCCGGCCTTGGTTGAGGAATCTCTGGCCACGGCGGCGCCGGTGCTGCTCGAGGGTCCCCAGGAGGCGGCGGCCGAAGGCACGACCCACGGTGCGGCCGAGACGGGCGAAGCAGCCGAGCCCAGCGAGCGGGCCGAGAAGCCGGAGGCGGCCCAGGCTGAGGCGGTGGAGACCTTGGGCGGAGAGGAGATCGACGACCTGGCGCGCAAGCGCCATCGGATCCTCCGCCAATACAAGATCCAGGAAGTGATCAAGCGCCGGCAGATCCTGCTGGTGCAGGTGGTCAAGGAGGAGCGGGGCACCAAGGGAGCCGCGCTCACCACGTATCTTTCGCTGGCCGGGCGCTATTGCGTGCTGATGCCGAACACGGCCAGAGGCGGCGGCGTCAGCCGCAAGATCACCAGCGCCCCCGACCGCAAGCGGCTGAAGTCGCTGATCGAGGATCTGGATCTTCCCGACGGCATGGGTCTCATCGTCAGGACCGCCGGCTCCGAGCGCACCAAGGTCGAGATCAAGCGCGACTGCGACTATCTCGTCCGGCTCTGGGACACGATCCGCGAGCAGACGCTGAAATCCACCGCCCCCTGCCTCATCCATGAAGAAGCCAACCTGATCAAGCGCGCAATCCGCGACCTCTATGCCCGCGACATCGACGAGGTGCTGGTCGAGGGCGAGGACGGCTACAAAGCCGCCAAAGACTTCATGAAGATGCTGATGCCGAGCCATGCCAAGCGCGTGCAGCGCTACAAGGACCCGGCGGTTCACCTGTTCCAGCGCTTCCAGGTGGAAAGCCAGCTCGATGCCATCCACAGCCCGATGGTCCCGCTCAAGTCCGGCGGCTCGATCGTGCTCAACCAGACCGAGGCCTTGGTCGCCATCGACGTCAACTCCGGGCGCGCCACGCGCGAGCGGCACATCGAGGAGACGGCGCTCAAGACCAATGCCGAAGCCGCTGACGAGATCGCGCGCCAGCTCCGGCTGCGCGACATGGCCGGCCTCGTCGTCATCGATTTCATCGACATGGAGGAAAGCCGGCACAACGCCCAGGTCGAGCGGCGGCTGAAGGAGGCGATGCGGCATGACCGCGCCCGCATCCAGCTCGGCCGCATCAGCCCGTTCGGCCTGTTGGAGCTGTCGCGCCAGCGCTTGCGGCCGAGCCTGGTCGAGGCCAGCACGCTTCTCTGCCCCCATTGCGGGGGTACCGGCCACATCCGCTCGACCGAGTCGACGGCGCTGCATGTGCTGCGCGCGATCGAGGAGGAGGGGGTGCGCCGCAAGGCGAGCGAGATCAAGGTCTATGTACCGGCCGGGGTTGCGCTCTACATCCTCAACCACAAGCGCGCGGACGTCGCCGAGATCGAGCAGCGCTACGCCTTCCACGTGCTGCTCGACCAGGACGACACGCTGATCCCGCCGGCGCACCGGATCGATCGCACCAAGCTGCGCGGTGCCGAAGACGTGGGGATGCCGGTCGCCGCCGTGGTGCCGCCGCCGATGGACGAGCCCGCCGAGGAGGCGGTCGACGCCGACGTGGAGTCGGAAGATAGCGAGGAGCGCCATCCCGAGCCGGCGCCGGCCGAGCCGGGCGAGCGCGGCGCTCGACGCGAGCGCGGCCGGCGCAGCGAGCAAAGCCCACGCGGCGAACCGGGCCCTCGGGGCGAACAAAGCCCGCGCGGCGAACAGGGTGAGGAGCGCGGTCGTCGGCGTCGGCGTCGGCGTCGCGGTCGCCGCGGCGATGAGGCGCCGATCGCGGCCGAGGGTGCAAGCGAACCCGCGGCACCCCGGGCAGCCGGCGAAGCACCGCGCGATGCCGGCGCCGAGCCGGCCGCAGATGGCGGCGCAGGCGAGGGCGAAGCCGAGCGCCGCCGGCGTCGCCGCGGTCGCCGCGGTGGTCGGCGTCGTGGACGGCGCAGTGATCAACCCGAGTCGAACGCGGGCGTTCCGCCGCCGCCGGTGGAGCCGAGCGCCCCCGCTTACCCCGCACCCTTCCCGCAATTGGCGCCCTCGGATCTCAAGACCGATGTCGCCGATATCTTCGAGCGGCTGGAGGAACGCGAGGCCGACGGACCGGTCGAGGCGCGGCCGATCGCCGCCCCCGACGGCGACGAGCATCGCGAGCGGGGGGAGCATGACGCCGCGCATCGGCCGGAGCTGGCCGAGCCAGCACCGCCGCCGGAGCCAGCTCCCCTCCGCGAGCTGACGCCGGTGCCGCCGCCGGAGCCGGTCCCGCAGGCGCGCGGCAATGGCGCTCCGAGCGAGCCCGAGCCGGCGCCGGTCGATCCCAATCCGCCGGTCGTCGTCGTCGGTGGCGAAGCGCCCGACGACGACAAGCCGAAGCGGGGCTGGTGGAACCGCATGATTCGCTAG
- a CDS encoding N-acetylmuramoyl-L-alanine amidase, whose translation MVTAVRVASQGDRLRFQLDLSQRPEFRVFLLADPYRVVIDLTQAAWRLGEPPPSFADGPIAGFRFGQFQPGTSRIVLDARQPLVVQQALVQEPQAPLGWRLLVELQPTTREAFLQAMRQPVGAPPASQAASRPPAAPSQPKRSEAKRVVALDPGHGGVDPGTIGATGTLEKNLTLEVAREIKRTLEATQRYRVVLTREDDSFIRLRERIQVARAAGAELFVSLHADALGDAKFHGATVYTLSDKASDAEAEALAQRENKADLIAGIDLTDEAPEVTGILIDLAQRETMNLSARLAGYLVEEMAHETQFLRKSHRFAGFAVLKAPDVPSALIELGYLSNRQDEALLTQPAYRKRLAGVLLKAIDRFFQGRTGAKRP comes from the coding sequence ATGGTCACCGCGGTCCGCGTGGCCAGCCAAGGCGACCGGCTGCGCTTCCAGCTCGACCTCAGCCAACGGCCGGAGTTCCGCGTCTTCCTCTTGGCCGACCCTTACCGGGTGGTCATCGACCTGACGCAAGCCGCCTGGCGCCTGGGGGAGCCGCCGCCCAGCTTCGCCGATGGGCCGATCGCGGGTTTCCGCTTCGGCCAGTTCCAGCCCGGCACCAGCCGCATCGTGCTGGACGCCCGCCAACCGCTGGTGGTGCAGCAGGCGCTCGTGCAAGAACCCCAGGCGCCCCTCGGCTGGCGGCTGCTGGTCGAGCTGCAGCCGACCACGCGGGAGGCCTTCCTGCAGGCCATGCGTCAGCCCGTCGGCGCGCCGCCGGCGAGCCAGGCAGCATCCCGGCCGCCCGCGGCCCCGTCCCAGCCGAAGCGGAGCGAGGCCAAGCGGGTGGTGGCGCTCGACCCCGGCCATGGCGGCGTCGATCCCGGCACCATCGGCGCCACCGGCACCTTGGAGAAGAACCTGACCCTCGAGGTCGCCCGCGAGATCAAGCGGACGCTGGAAGCGACCCAGCGCTACCGCGTCGTGCTCACCAGGGAAGACGACAGTTTCATCCGTCTGCGCGAGCGCATCCAGGTGGCGCGCGCCGCCGGGGCCGAGCTGTTCGTCTCGCTCCATGCCGATGCCCTGGGGGACGCCAAATTCCACGGCGCCACCGTCTACACGCTCTCCGACAAAGCCTCCGATGCGGAAGCCGAAGCCCTTGCCCAACGCGAGAACAAAGCCGACCTCATCGCCGGCATCGACCTGACGGACGAGGCGCCCGAGGTGACCGGCATCCTCATCGACCTGGCCCAGCGCGAGACCATGAACCTATCGGCGCGGCTCGCCGGCTATCTGGTCGAGGAAATGGCGCATGAAACGCAATTTTTGCGCAAGAGCCACCGATTCGCCGGCTTCGCCGTGCTGAAGGCGCCCGACGTGCCCTCGGCCCTGATCGAGCTCGGCTATCTGTCGAACCGCCAGGATGAGGCGCTGCTGACCCAGCCCGCCTACCGCAAGCGGCTGGCCGGCGTGCTGCTGAAGGCGATCGACCGCTTTTTCCAGGGGCGTACCGGAGCGAAGCGACCTTGA
- a CDS encoding penicillin-binding protein 1A: MFRALAFIFATLTVLAVAAAGGGVYVLWHYGRGLPDYTQLADYQPPMVTRVHAGDGRLLAEYSTERRIFVPIEAMPKGVIKAFLAAEDKNFYSHPGIDVFSMARAALQNLAKIGQNRRPIGASTITQQVARNFLLTNEVSFDRKIKEAILAFRIERAYTKDRILELYLNEIYLGAGSYGVAAAALNYYNKSLNELSVAEAAYLAALPKAPNNYNPQRNPSGAKARRDWVLDRMLEEGFIRPEEYEAARTAPIVIRRRDETEFVRADYFAEEVRRELMQRYGERGLYAGGLSVRTTVDPRLQAIADKALKDGLIAYDRRHGWRGPLGEIAAGPGWAERLAEIAPPAGIGSWQLAVVLTIDPGEAGIGLASGERGRIPLDELRWARETRDGQTRGPAIERASNVLEAGDVIMVEPVAADDKGKPYPAATFGLRQIPDVGGGLVAMDPHTGRVLAMSGGYSYEMSQYNRATQAQRQPGSSFKPFVYLAALEAGYTPSTIILDAPVSFDPGAGQPMWQPRNYGNQSLGPSTLRVGLEKSKNQMTVRVALDIGMDRIAEAAEALGITSYLPRYYSMALGAADTTLLKMTTGYAILVNSGKRITPTLIDRVQDRNGKTIFRHDGRTCEDCRDVAWQNQPPPRLPDARAQIVDPATAYQMVSMMQGVIERGTGIRIRDLRRPLAGKTGTSNDAKDTWFLGFSPDLAVGVFVGFDQPRTLGENEQGSSVAVPIWKDFIAEALKGQPVIPFRIPPGIRLVRVNAHDGKLPVPGDKDVILEAFKPGTEPGAHPAMSELEEEPPITAIPARASPPVNGGGIY, from the coding sequence ATGTTCCGAGCACTCGCCTTCATCTTCGCCACCCTCACGGTGCTGGCGGTCGCCGCCGCTGGCGGCGGCGTGTACGTGCTGTGGCATTACGGCCGCGGGCTGCCCGACTACACGCAGCTCGCCGACTATCAGCCGCCGATGGTCACTCGCGTGCATGCCGGCGACGGCCGGCTCTTGGCCGAGTATTCGACCGAGCGTCGCATCTTCGTGCCGATCGAGGCGATGCCCAAGGGCGTGATCAAGGCGTTCCTTGCCGCCGAGGACAAGAACTTCTACAGCCATCCCGGCATCGACGTCTTCAGCATGGCGCGTGCCGCCTTACAGAACCTGGCCAAGATCGGGCAGAACCGGCGCCCGATCGGCGCCTCCACCATCACCCAGCAGGTGGCGAGGAACTTCCTCCTCACCAACGAGGTCTCCTTCGACCGCAAGATCAAGGAAGCGATCCTCGCCTTCCGTATCGAGCGCGCCTACACCAAGGACCGCATCCTCGAGCTCTATCTGAACGAGATCTATCTCGGCGCCGGCTCCTACGGCGTCGCCGCCGCGGCGCTCAACTACTACAACAAGTCGTTGAACGAGCTGAGCGTGGCCGAGGCGGCCTATCTGGCGGCCCTGCCCAAGGCCCCCAACAACTACAACCCGCAGCGCAACCCCAGCGGCGCCAAGGCCAGGCGCGACTGGGTGCTGGACCGCATGCTGGAGGAAGGCTTCATCCGCCCGGAGGAGTATGAGGCGGCGCGCACCGCCCCCATCGTCATCAGGCGGCGGGACGAGACCGAGTTCGTGCGTGCCGATTATTTCGCCGAGGAGGTCCGCCGCGAGCTCATGCAGCGCTATGGCGAGCGGGGCCTCTATGCCGGCGGATTGTCGGTCAGAACCACGGTCGATCCCCGGTTGCAGGCGATCGCCGACAAGGCGCTCAAGGACGGCCTCATCGCCTATGACCGGCGCCATGGCTGGCGCGGGCCGCTCGGCGAGATCGCCGCCGGCCCCGGCTGGGCGGAGCGGCTGGCGGAGATTGCGCCGCCTGCGGGCATCGGCAGCTGGCAATTGGCGGTGGTGCTGACGATCGATCCGGGCGAAGCCGGCATCGGCCTCGCCTCGGGCGAGCGCGGGCGGATTCCCCTGGACGAGCTCCGCTGGGCGCGAGAGACCCGCGACGGCCAGACCCGCGGGCCGGCGATCGAGCGGGCGAGCAACGTGCTCGAAGCCGGCGACGTCATCATGGTCGAGCCGGTCGCCGCCGACGACAAGGGCAAGCCCTACCCGGCAGCGACCTTCGGACTCCGGCAGATCCCCGACGTCGGCGGCGGTCTCGTCGCCATGGATCCGCACACCGGGCGCGTGCTCGCCATGTCCGGCGGCTACAGCTACGAGATGAGCCAATACAACCGCGCGACCCAGGCGCAGCGGCAGCCCGGCTCGTCCTTCAAGCCCTTCGTCTATCTGGCGGCACTCGAGGCCGGCTACACGCCGTCCACGATCATCCTCGACGCGCCGGTCAGCTTCGATCCCGGCGCGGGCCAGCCGATGTGGCAGCCACGGAACTATGGCAACCAGTCGCTTGGGCCGAGCACGCTTCGCGTCGGGCTCGAGAAGAGCAAGAACCAAATGACGGTTCGCGTGGCGCTCGATATCGGCATGGATCGCATTGCCGAAGCAGCCGAGGCCCTCGGCATTACCTCCTATCTGCCGCGTTACTATTCGATGGCTCTTGGTGCCGCCGACACGACACTGCTCAAGATGACGACGGGTTATGCCATACTGGTGAATAGCGGCAAGCGCATCACGCCGACGCTCATCGACCGCGTCCAGGACCGCAACGGCAAGACCATCTTCCGCCACGACGGGCGCACCTGCGAAGACTGCCGGGACGTCGCCTGGCAGAACCAGCCGCCGCCGCGCCTGCCCGACGCGCGTGCGCAGATCGTCGACCCGGCCACCGCCTATCAGATGGTGTCGATGATGCAGGGCGTGATCGAGCGCGGCACTGGGATCCGCATCCGCGATCTCCGGCGGCCGCTGGCAGGCAAGACCGGCACCAGCAATGATGCAAAAGATACCTGGTTCCTCGGCTTTTCGCCCGATCTCGCGGTCGGCGTCTTTGTCGGTTTCGACCAGCCGCGGACGTTGGGCGAGAATGAGCAAGGTTCATCGGTCGCGGTGCCGATCTGGAAGGATTTCATCGCCGAGGCGCTCAAGGGCCAGCCGGTGATCCCGTTCCGCATCCCGCCTGGCATCCGGCTGGTGCGGGTCAACGCGCATGATGGGAAGCTCCCGGTCCCCGGCGACAAGGACGTGATCCTGGAGGCCTTCAAGCCCGGCACCGAGCCCGGCGCGCATCCGGCGATGAGCGAGCTCGAAGAAGAGCCGCCCATCACCGCGATCCCGGCCAGGGCCAGCCCGCCCGTCAACGGCGGCGGGATTTACTAG
- a CDS encoding class I SAM-dependent methyltransferase has product MGEQLAALAPSRLKARWLEVEANRLSKEAFLAEEADALARYRRLWNEALPLPGAESLEESILSEVARWRGTSDLALTRRRCEAALAALKARWLATVDAARSKETIIAYYDQSQELIEELMWWHALIDDTSPLAYVAALDFARAHGCRDLLDFGSGVGAGAILFRPHCRIVALADVSSTLLAFCRWRLEARGMDAKLIDLKQAKLPARTYDFVTAMDVFEHLDDPASAIDAIDAALVPGGYIYGRFDCEPEDADRPQHILSDFVGVFEHFRRRGFTEVWKDEWFWGHQVFRKAG; this is encoded by the coding sequence ATGGGAGAGCAGCTTGCCGCCTTGGCCCCGAGCCGGCTGAAGGCACGATGGCTCGAGGTCGAGGCCAACCGGCTCTCCAAGGAGGCATTTCTCGCCGAGGAAGCCGACGCGCTCGCCCGCTATCGCCGGCTTTGGAACGAGGCTCTGCCGCTGCCTGGCGCTGAGAGCCTGGAGGAAAGCATCCTCAGCGAGGTCGCGCGCTGGCGCGGGACCAGCGATCTCGCCTTGACGCGACGCCGCTGCGAAGCGGCTCTGGCCGCCCTCAAGGCGAGATGGCTCGCCACCGTCGATGCCGCGCGCTCCAAGGAAACGATCATCGCCTACTATGATCAGAGCCAGGAGCTGATCGAGGAGCTGATGTGGTGGCATGCGCTCATCGATGACACCTCGCCGCTTGCCTATGTGGCGGCGCTCGACTTCGCCAGGGCTCATGGCTGCCGCGACCTGCTCGATTTCGGCTCCGGCGTGGGCGCCGGAGCGATCCTGTTTCGGCCCCATTGCCGCATCGTCGCCTTGGCGGATGTGAGCTCGACCTTGCTCGCCTTCTGCCGCTGGCGGCTCGAGGCGCGCGGGATGGACGCGAAGCTCATCGATCTCAAGCAAGCGAAGCTGCCGGCGCGTACCTATGATTTCGTGACCGCGATGGACGTCTTCGAGCATCTGGACGACCCGGCCTCCGCCATCGATGCCATCGACGCGGCCTTGGTGCCGGGCGGCTACATCTATGGCCGCTTCGACTGCGAGCCCGAGGACGCCGATCGGCCGCAGCATATCCTCAGCGACTTCGTGGGCGTGTTCGAGCATTTCCGCCGGCGCGGCTTCACCGAAGTGTGGAAAGACGAGTGGTTCTGGGGCCACCAGGTGTTTCGCAAGGCCGGATGA
- a CDS encoding glutathione S-transferase family protein, which yields MLKIWGRATSSNVMKVVWACEEMRLNYQRIDIGGSFGGNREPKYLAINPNGLVPTIEDDGFVLWESNAIVRYLTAKHGAGGLWPNDLKVRADADRWMDWVNGVATPPMGAMLFGYYRTPVEKRDPAALEAARMKAIEAWTMAEAILAKRPFLAGDKLSIGDIAIGPHVHRWFSYPIERPNLPGLAAYYGRLKERPAYAKHIAFPVS from the coding sequence GTGCTTAAAATTTGGGGACGCGCAACGTCGTCCAATGTGATGAAGGTGGTCTGGGCTTGCGAGGAGATGCGGCTCAATTACCAACGGATCGACATCGGCGGCTCGTTCGGAGGCAATCGCGAGCCGAAATACCTGGCGATCAATCCCAACGGCCTGGTGCCGACCATCGAGGACGATGGCTTCGTGCTTTGGGAGTCGAACGCGATCGTGCGCTACCTGACCGCCAAGCACGGCGCCGGCGGGCTCTGGCCGAACGACCTCAAGGTCCGCGCCGACGCCGACCGCTGGATGGACTGGGTGAATGGCGTCGCCACGCCGCCGATGGGCGCCATGCTGTTCGGCTATTACCGCACTCCCGTGGAGAAGCGCGATCCGGCCGCCCTGGAGGCTGCCCGCATGAAAGCGATCGAGGCCTGGACGATGGCCGAGGCGATCTTGGCGAAGCGCCCCTTTCTCGCCGGCGACAAGCTCAGCATCGGCGACATCGCCATCGGCCCACATGTGCACCGGTGGTTTTCCTACCCGATCGAGCGGCCGAACCTGCCCGGGCTCGCCGCCTACTATGGACGCCTCAAGGAGCGTCCGGCCTATGCCAAGCACATCGCCTTCCCGGTGAGCTGA
- the prfB gene encoding peptide chain release factor 2 (programmed frameshift): MRAEVEQTVTHIKQALDLLRRHLDWDRAVKRLEGLNALAQGEGLWNDPAKAQAIMRERTQLEKAIGDTTQIERALEDAVGLLELGEAEGDSAVVEEAEQAIFALKPIADQKQLESLLSGEADGNDAYLEVHAGAGGTEAQDWAEMLARMYTRWAERRGYKVEWLEESPGEEAGIKSATLKVIGVNAYGWLKTESGVHRLVRISPFDSQARRHTSFASVWVYPVVDETIDIDIQDKDLRVDTYRASGAGGQHVNKTESAIRITHMPTGIVVACQTDRSQHRNRATAMAMLKARMYEAELQRREAEAAAQAAGKTDIGWGHQIRSYVLQPYQMVKDLRTGVEIGNAGAVLDGAIDRFLEASLASRVGGGADSGARA; encoded by the exons ATGCGTGCCGAGGTCGAGCAGACCGTCACCCACATCAAGCAGGCGCTGGACTTGCTGAGGAGGCATCTT GACTGGGATCGCGCGGTCAAGCGCCTGGAGGGGCTGAACGCGCTGGCGCAGGGCGAGGGGTTGTGGAACGACCCCGCCAAAGCGCAGGCGATCATGCGCGAGCGCACCCAGCTGGAGAAGGCCATCGGCGACACGACCCAGATCGAGCGCGCGCTCGAAGATGCGGTCGGCTTGCTGGAGCTGGGCGAGGCCGAGGGCGACAGCGCGGTCGTCGAAGAGGCGGAGCAGGCGATCTTCGCCCTCAAGCCCATAGCCGACCAGAAGCAGCTCGAAAGCCTGCTGTCGGGCGAAGCCGATGGCAACGATGCCTATCTCGAGGTCCATGCCGGGGCCGGCGGCACCGAGGCGCAGGACTGGGCCGAGATGCTGGCGCGCATGTACACGCGCTGGGCCGAGCGTCGCGGCTACAAGGTGGAATGGCTGGAGGAGAGCCCGGGCGAAGAGGCCGGGATCAAGTCGGCCACCCTCAAGGTCATCGGCGTCAATGCCTATGGCTGGCTGAAGACCGAGAGCGGGGTGCACCGGCTGGTGCGCATCTCGCCCTTCGACAGCCAGGCCCGCCGACACACCAGCTTCGCCAGCGTCTGGGTCTACCCCGTGGTCGACGAGACCATCGACATCGACATCCAGGACAAGGATCTCCGCGTCGATACCTACCGCGCCTCGGGTGCGGGCGGCCAGCATGTGAACAAGACCGAGAGCGCCATCCGCATCACCCATATGCCGACCGGCATCGTGGTCGCCTGCCAGACCGACCGCTCCCAGCACCGCAACCGCGCCACCGCCATGGCCATGCTGAAGGCGCGCATGTATGAGGCCGAGCTGCAGCGCCGCGAAGCCGAGGCGGCGGCCCAGGCCGCCGGCAAGACCGACATCGGCTGGGGCCACCAGATCCGCAGCTACGTGCTGCAGCCCTACCAGATGGTGAAGGATCTCCGCACCGGCGTGGAGATCGGCAATGCCGGGGCGGTGCTGGACGGCGCCATCGACCGCTTCCTCGAGGCCTCCTTGGCCTCGCGTGTGGGTGGCGGTGCCGATTCCGGCGCGCGCGCCTAG
- a CDS encoding flagellin, whose amino-acid sequence MANSINTNHGAFVALQNLNSVNRQGQTLGNQQSTGKRVNSAVDNAASFVIAQQIRGTLQATSAVSQGISNAQGVTAVALAAGNALSDQLTNLQATVIAAQNGANTPQQQAIYAQDFQAQTAQISQTIQNASYNGTNLFNAGANSVNVLANTDGSTLTVQSNSFFSTAAANLGAQSLATTAGAQQAFSALQLAQGSLSTALGNLGSDTRTLSAQQHSLQGQSDAQAIGLGSIVDADLGRVSALATANQVQQQLATQTLSIANRNPQVLVSLFR is encoded by the coding sequence ATGGCCAACTCGATCAACACCAATCATGGCGCCTTCGTCGCCCTCCAAAATCTCAACTCGGTAAATCGCCAGGGCCAGACGCTGGGCAACCAGCAGTCGACCGGCAAGCGCGTCAACAGCGCCGTCGACAATGCCGCGAGCTTCGTCATCGCCCAGCAGATCCGGGGCACGCTGCAGGCCACCTCCGCGGTGAGCCAGGGCATCAGCAATGCCCAAGGTGTCACCGCGGTCGCGCTGGCCGCCGGCAACGCGCTCTCCGATCAGCTGACCAATCTGCAGGCAACCGTGATCGCCGCACAGAACGGCGCCAACACCCCGCAGCAGCAGGCGATCTACGCCCAGGACTTCCAGGCGCAAACCGCGCAGATCAGCCAGACCATCCAGAACGCCTCCTACAACGGCACCAACCTGTTCAACGCCGGGGCGAACTCGGTCAACGTGCTGGCCAACACCGACGGCTCCACGCTGACGGTGCAGTCCAACAGCTTCTTCTCCACCGCCGCGGCCAATCTCGGCGCCCAGAGCCTGGCCACCACGGCCGGCGCCCAGCAGGCGTTCTCCGCGCTGCAGCTGGCCCAGGGCTCGCTCTCGACCGCGCTCGGCAATCTCGGGTCCGATACCCGCACGCTCTCCGCCCAGCAGCATTCGCTGCAGGGCCAAAGCGATGCGCAAGCCATCGGCCTCGGCAGCATCGTCGATGCCGATCTCGGCCGCGTCTCGGCGCTGGCGACCGCCAATCAGGTCCAGCAGCAATTGGCGACGCAGACCCTCAGCATCGCCAACCGCAATCCGCAGGTTCTGGTCAGCCTGTTCCGCTAG